A stretch of the Halomonas sp. BDJS001 genome encodes the following:
- the gatC gene encoding Asp-tRNA(Asn)/Glu-tRNA(Gln) amidotransferase subunit GatC: protein MALEESHVRRAAHLARLAVSDDQASGFVDDLSRILDMVDQLQSLDTEGVTPLAHPLDATQRLRADEVTETNQRDTFQRCAPAVENGLYLVPRVVE, encoded by the coding sequence ATGGCGCTTGAAGAATCTCATGTGCGCCGGGCTGCTCACTTGGCCCGACTCGCCGTCAGCGATGACCAAGCCAGCGGCTTTGTAGACGACCTAAGCCGGATTCTGGACATGGTCGACCAGCTACAAAGCCTCGATACGGAAGGCGTGACGCCGCTCGCCCATCCGCTGGATGCGACCCAGCGACTGCGCGCCGATGAAGTAACGGAAACCAACCAGCGCGACACGTTTCAGCGCTGTGCTCCGGCAGTGGAAAATGGCCTGTATCTCGTGCCCCGCGTCGTTGAATAA
- the gatB gene encoding Asp-tRNA(Asn)/Glu-tRNA(Gln) amidotransferase subunit GatB: MQWETVIGLEVHVQLATRSKIFSGASTAFGAEPNTQACAVDLGLPGVLPVLNEQAVAMAVQFGLAVHANIAEVSVFDRKNYFYPDLPKGYQTSQMYHPIVGPGEVEITLEDGSTKRIRIHHAHLEEDAGKSLHEDFHGMTGIDLNRAGTPLLEIVSEPDMRSAKEAAAYLKAIHSIVTYLGISDGNMAEGSMRCDVNVSVRPKGQEAFGTRAEIKNVNSFRFVERAIAFEVERQIELIEDGGSVVQETRLFDPERDETRSMRTKEEANDYRYFPCPDLLPVVLDQAYLDHLRGQLPELPADKRERFQSELGLSAYDANVISASRDMAEFFEAVHSECGDAKQAANWVQGELSGALNRESLSIANSPISARQLGELISRVLDDTINGKAAKEVFQALWNGQGESADEVIDAKGLKQVTDTGAIEAMIDQVIADSPAQVAQYRDSEPEKRGKMIGYFVGQVMKASRGTANPQQVNGLLKEKLDALL, encoded by the coding sequence ATGCAATGGGAAACCGTGATTGGGCTTGAAGTCCACGTTCAGCTCGCAACGCGTTCAAAAATATTCTCCGGCGCCTCCACGGCGTTCGGCGCAGAGCCCAACACCCAGGCCTGCGCGGTGGATTTAGGCCTGCCCGGCGTGCTGCCAGTGCTCAATGAGCAGGCCGTGGCCATGGCCGTGCAGTTTGGCCTGGCGGTGCATGCAAATATCGCCGAAGTCTCGGTCTTTGACCGTAAAAATTACTTCTACCCTGACTTGCCCAAGGGTTACCAAACCAGCCAGATGTACCACCCCATCGTCGGCCCTGGTGAGGTTGAAATTACCCTGGAAGATGGCAGCACCAAGCGTATCCGCATTCATCATGCCCACCTGGAAGAGGATGCCGGTAAATCCCTGCATGAAGATTTTCATGGCATGACCGGTATTGACCTAAACCGGGCGGGCACACCGTTACTGGAGATCGTCTCTGAGCCGGATATGCGCAGTGCCAAAGAGGCCGCGGCGTATCTCAAGGCAATTCACTCCATCGTGACTTACCTGGGCATTTCCGACGGCAATATGGCGGAAGGCTCGATGCGTTGCGACGTGAACGTCTCGGTACGTCCCAAAGGCCAGGAAGCCTTTGGCACCCGCGCTGAGATTAAAAACGTTAACTCCTTCCGCTTTGTCGAGCGCGCGATTGCCTTTGAGGTGGAGCGACAGATTGAGCTGATTGAGGATGGCGGCAGCGTGGTTCAAGAAACCCGCCTATTTGACCCTGAACGTGATGAAACCCGCAGCATGCGCACCAAGGAGGAGGCCAACGACTACCGTTACTTCCCCTGCCCCGACCTGCTGCCGGTGGTACTGGATCAGGCCTACCTGGATCATCTACGCGGGCAACTGCCCGAGCTACCTGCGGATAAGCGCGAGCGCTTCCAAAGCGAGCTGGGCCTGTCTGCTTACGACGCCAACGTCATCTCTGCCAGTCGCGATATGGCTGAATTCTTTGAAGCGGTGCATAGCGAGTGCGGCGATGCCAAGCAGGCGGCTAACTGGGTACAGGGTGAACTTTCCGGGGCACTTAACCGCGAAAGCCTGAGCATTGCCAATAGCCCGATCTCAGCGCGCCAGCTAGGCGAGCTGATCAGCCGCGTACTGGATGACACCATTAACGGTAAAGCCGCTAAAGAGGTTTTTCAGGCGTTATGGAATGGTCAGGGTGAAAGCGCTGACGAGGTGATCGACGCGAAAGGCCTCAAGCAGGTAACCGACACCGGCGCTATCGAAGCGATGATCGATCAAGTGATCGCCGACAGCCCTGCCCAGGTCGCCCAGTATCGCGACTCGGAGCCGGAAAAACGCGGCAAGATGATTGGCTACTTTGTCGGCCAGGTGATGAAGGCCTCACGCGGCACCGCCAACCCACAGCAGGTGAACGGCTTGTTAAAAGAGAAGCTCGACGCGCTGTTGTAA
- a CDS encoding Maf family protein encodes MSAPVLCLASASPRRRDLLASIGVPVTVYPCDIDETPLVGETPHAYVQRLAVAKAEAAAPLTDLPTLGSDTAVVVDGRILGKPADFDEGAEMLRLLSGRTHEVLTAVAVSGPARMLTCCVATQVTMREISADEIVAYWRTGEPADKAGGYAIQGLAAIFVKQIQGSHSAVVGLPLFETTHLLCRQGVPIWRCV; translated from the coding sequence ATGAGCGCGCCTGTTTTGTGCTTGGCGTCTGCGTCTCCCCGTCGTCGGGACTTGCTCGCATCCATTGGTGTGCCGGTGACGGTTTACCCTTGTGATATCGACGAAACGCCGCTGGTCGGTGAGACGCCCCACGCCTATGTGCAGCGCTTGGCGGTTGCCAAAGCTGAGGCGGCTGCCCCCTTAACCGATCTGCCTACGCTAGGTTCAGATACCGCTGTAGTGGTCGATGGGCGTATTCTAGGTAAACCGGCGGATTTTGATGAGGGCGCCGAGATGCTGCGGCTGCTTTCAGGGCGGACTCATGAGGTGCTTACCGCCGTAGCAGTGAGTGGGCCAGCGAGGATGCTCACCTGCTGTGTGGCCACCCAGGTAACCATGCGTGAAATAAGCGCAGACGAAATCGTTGCCTACTGGCGCACCGGCGAGCCGGCTGATAAAGCTGGCGGATACGCAATACAGGGTTTAGCGGCCATATTTGTAAAACAGATTCAAGGCAGTCACTCGGCAGTGGTAGGGCTACCACTGTTTGAAACGACGCACTTGCTATGCCGACAGGGAGTGCCTATCTGGCGGTGCGTTTAA
- the sixA gene encoding phosphohistidine phosphatase SixA, which translates to MPDVLIMRHGEAAPGYPDQSRRLTPQGKLEAEKMARWLAERVAAGELGMPRIYASPYARAQQTGQRLCEALGALLETLNFITPDDAPGAVSDWLLEQPEGAPIILVSHMPLVGELVGLLVEGSPAQGVGFPTAAIAELEAEVWAAGCAQLKRFTQPSQL; encoded by the coding sequence ATGCCTGATGTGCTGATTATGCGCCACGGTGAGGCCGCGCCAGGCTATCCCGACCAGTCGCGCCGACTAACGCCTCAAGGTAAGCTGGAGGCCGAAAAAATGGCGCGTTGGCTGGCCGAGCGCGTGGCTGCAGGCGAGTTGGGTATGCCGAGGATTTATGCCAGCCCCTATGCGCGGGCGCAGCAAACCGGGCAAAGGCTCTGCGAGGCGCTGGGAGCGTTGCTTGAAACGCTGAATTTTATTACTCCGGATGACGCGCCGGGCGCGGTAAGCGACTGGCTGCTTGAGCAGCCTGAGGGCGCGCCAATAATACTGGTCAGCCATATGCCGCTGGTAGGCGAGTTGGTGGGTTTATTGGTCGAGGGCAGTCCAGCCCAAGGTGTGGGCTTCCCAACCGCTGCCATCGCCGAGCTAGAGGCCGAGGTGTGGGCAGCAGGCTGCGCGCAACTGAAGCGCTTTACCCAGCCCAGCCAACTTTAA
- the gatA gene encoding Asp-tRNA(Asn)/Glu-tRNA(Gln) amidotransferase subunit GatA — MYEKTLTQLAAALKSGEFSSRELTAHYLQRIEKADGKLNSFISVTAEQALKQAEVADRARAEGNAGTLAGIPLALKDIFCTQGVKTSCGSKMLDNFIAPYSATVVEKLNAAGTISLGKTNMDEFAMGSSNENSYYGPVKNPWDLTAVPGGSSGGSAAAVAAGLVPAAMGTDTGGSIRQPAAFCGITGLKPTYGRVSRFGIIAYASSLDQAGPMARSAEDCAHLLGVIAGHDGRDSTSVARGVPDYVEGLNAPLSGLKIGLPKEYFGDGLDPEVEKAVREAVKVYESLGATVREVSLPHTHYAIPAYYVIAPAEASSNLSRYDGVRFGHRCDNPSDLIDLYTRSRAEGFGEEVKRRILIGTHTLSEGFFDAYYTKAQQVRRLIRQDFLDAFEDVDVLMGPASPTPAFDLGAKKDPVSMYLQDIYTIAVNLAGIPGISVPAGFAGGRPVGLQILGTHFAEAQLLNVAHQFQQATDWHLQRPAFAEEYA, encoded by the coding sequence ATGTATGAGAAAACCTTAACGCAACTCGCCGCCGCGCTAAAAAGCGGTGAGTTTTCCAGCCGCGAGCTGACCGCTCACTATTTGCAGCGTATCGAAAAGGCTGACGGCAAGCTGAACAGTTTTATCAGCGTAACCGCCGAGCAAGCGCTGAAACAGGCTGAAGTAGCCGACCGCGCCCGAGCGGAGGGCAATGCTGGGACGCTGGCGGGCATCCCCCTGGCGTTGAAAGATATTTTTTGTACCCAGGGTGTAAAAACCAGCTGCGGCTCGAAAATGCTGGATAATTTTATTGCCCCCTACAGCGCCACCGTAGTGGAAAAACTTAACGCGGCGGGCACCATCAGCCTGGGCAAAACCAATATGGATGAGTTCGCCATGGGCTCCTCCAACGAAAACAGCTACTACGGCCCGGTCAAAAACCCCTGGGATCTTACGGCGGTTCCCGGCGGCAGTTCTGGCGGCAGTGCAGCAGCGGTCGCGGCGGGCCTGGTGCCCGCCGCCATGGGTACCGATACCGGTGGCTCGATTCGCCAACCCGCGGCGTTTTGCGGGATTACCGGCTTGAAGCCCACCTATGGCCGCGTGTCGCGCTTTGGCATCATTGCCTACGCCTCAAGCCTTGATCAGGCCGGCCCCATGGCACGCAGTGCCGAAGATTGCGCCCACCTGCTGGGTGTCATCGCTGGCCATGACGGCCGCGACTCTACCAGCGTTGCCCGCGGCGTCCCCGATTACGTGGAGGGCCTGAATGCGCCCCTCTCGGGCCTCAAGATCGGCCTGCCCAAAGAGTATTTTGGCGATGGATTGGATCCAGAGGTCGAGAAAGCCGTCCGCGAAGCGGTAAAAGTTTACGAATCTTTGGGTGCCACGGTACGCGAAGTTAGCCTGCCGCATACCCACTATGCGATCCCGGCCTACTACGTCATCGCCCCTGCTGAGGCCTCATCGAACCTGTCCCGCTACGACGGCGTGCGTTTCGGTCACCGCTGTGACAATCCCAGCGATCTGATTGACCTGTATACCCGCTCCCGTGCAGAGGGCTTTGGCGAAGAGGTGAAGCGACGCATCCTCATCGGTACCCACACGCTCTCTGAAGGCTTCTTTGACGCCTACTACACCAAGGCTCAACAAGTGCGCCGCCTGATCCGGCAAGACTTCCTGGACGCCTTTGAAGACGTCGATGTGCTGATGGGGCCCGCCTCGCCCACCCCGGCCTTTGACCTGGGTGCCAAAAAAGACCCGGTGTCGATGTACCTGCAGGATATCTACACCATCGCAGTGAACCTGGCAGGCATCCCCGGCATTAGCGTACCGGCAGGGTTTGCCGGCGGCCGTCCCGTCGGTCTGCAGATTCTGGGTACCCACTTTGCCGAAGCGCAGTTGCTTAACGTCGCCCATCAGTTTCAGCAAGCGACCGACTGGCACTTACAACGTCCTGCCTTTGCCGAGGAGTACGCCTAA
- a CDS encoding rod shape-determining protein, with amino-acid sequence MFKRLRGLFSSDLSIDLGTANTLIYVRGRGIVLDEPSVVAIRQSGNMRSVAAVGTDAKRMLGRTPGNITAIRPMKDGVIADFTVTEQMLQHFIRKVHQSTFLTPSPRVLVCVPCMSTQVERRAIRESAEGAGAREVFLIEEPMAAAIGAGLPVDEAQGSMVVDIGGGTTEIAIISLNGVVYSESIRVGGDRFDEAITAYVRRHYGSLIGEATAERIKEEIGCAYPGGELREIDVRGRNLAEGIPRSFTLNSHETLEALQETLGSIVAAIKSALEQSPPELASDIAERGLVLTGGGALLRDLDKLIAEETGLPVIVAEDPLTCVARGGGKALEMIDQHTFELLSSD; translated from the coding sequence ATGTTTAAACGTTTGAGGGGGCTGTTTTCCAGCGATCTATCGATCGACTTGGGTACGGCCAACACACTGATTTATGTTCGCGGTCGCGGTATCGTGCTCGATGAGCCTTCCGTGGTTGCTATCCGCCAGTCTGGCAATATGCGCAGCGTCGCCGCAGTTGGTACTGATGCCAAGCGAATGTTGGGGCGTACGCCGGGTAATATTACCGCGATTCGACCGATGAAAGATGGCGTTATTGCCGACTTCACCGTCACCGAACAGATGCTTCAGCACTTTATTCGTAAAGTCCACCAAAGCACCTTCCTAACCCCCAGCCCGCGCGTGCTGGTGTGCGTTCCTTGCATGTCAACGCAAGTAGAGCGCCGGGCAATTCGTGAGTCAGCAGAAGGTGCCGGTGCCCGCGAGGTGTTCTTGATTGAAGAACCCATGGCGGCGGCGATTGGCGCAGGCCTTCCGGTCGATGAAGCACAGGGGTCGATGGTGGTGGATATTGGTGGTGGTACCACTGAAATCGCGATTATCTCACTCAATGGCGTGGTCTACTCCGAGTCTATTCGGGTGGGGGGCGACCGTTTTGATGAGGCGATCACCGCTTACGTGCGTCGTCATTACGGCAGCCTGATTGGTGAAGCCACCGCCGAGCGCATCAAAGAAGAGATTGGCTGTGCCTATCCTGGTGGTGAGCTGCGTGAAATTGATGTGCGCGGCCGTAATCTGGCCGAAGGCATCCCACGCAGTTTTACGCTCAACTCCCACGAAACCCTGGAAGCGTTGCAAGAAACGCTGGGATCTATCGTGGCCGCGATCAAAAGCGCCCTTGAGCAGTCGCCGCCGGAATTGGCCTCAGATATTGCCGAGCGTGGCTTGGTATTGACGGGTGGTGGGGCGCTGTTACGCGACCTGGACAAGCTGATCGCTGAAGAGACCGGGCTGCCGGTGATCGTTGCCGAAGACCCGTTGACCTGCGTTGCTCGCGGCGGTGGTAAAGCGCTGGAGATGATTGATCAGCACACCTTTGAGTTGCTGTCGAGCGACTAA
- the mreD gene encoding rod shape-determining protein MreD — protein MPRAPIVPLVVIWLSLLLALCLQVMPLADGWQVYRPEWLGLMLIYWCMRTPDRVGVFHGFVLGILMDLIEGTALGQHALIYALLAFLCALVYPRFRAYSLVQQSALVLVLLGLMQLVAQWLRTIVGDFSIHLAFLIPALISALLWPWLATMFQALERRLAAS, from the coding sequence ATGCCGCGTGCACCGATTGTTCCGCTAGTGGTTATTTGGCTTAGCCTGCTTCTGGCGTTATGTTTACAAGTGATGCCGCTAGCCGATGGCTGGCAGGTATACCGCCCTGAGTGGCTGGGGCTAATGTTGATCTACTGGTGTATGCGCACCCCCGACAGAGTCGGCGTTTTTCATGGCTTTGTGCTGGGCATTTTAATGGATTTGATTGAAGGCACTGCACTGGGTCAGCATGCGCTTATCTATGCACTGTTGGCATTTCTCTGTGCCCTGGTGTATCCCCGCTTTCGGGCCTATTCGCTGGTACAGCAGTCGGCACTGGTGCTGGTGCTGCTGGGGTTAATGCAACTGGTCGCCCAGTGGCTGCGCACTATCGTGGGTGACTTTTCGATTCATTTAGCCTTTTTGATACCTGCGCTGATCAGTGCGTTGCTATGGCCGTGGCTGGCGACGATGTTTCAAGCCTTAGAACGTCGGTTGGCCGCCTCATGA
- the mreC gene encoding rod shape-determining protein MreC encodes MPIKPLFSHGPLPGYRLFFCVLAASALMFVDLHFTRMEQVRAQMSMVVAPIQWVVSVPSDLLNWGSLVLSDQQALVDENRRLREQILTLSHRGQRLANLTAENSELRELLRAAKRRDIPYITAELISLDNDPFSHQMVVNRGHRNGAYVGQPVIDASGLVGQITAVSAYSSRVLLLADASHALPVQLNRNGLRFIVQGTGRYSSVNVMYVPDTADIREGDLLTTSGLAGRFPPGYPVARVTEVYHDPGQPFARVTAEPMAQLQRSRHFLLLFPPPRAEVDEHAWDETLDISSEALSSSLQLSTNSSRALPEQHTSSPEVP; translated from the coding sequence TTGCCTATTAAACCGCTGTTTTCGCACGGGCCACTGCCGGGCTACCGGCTGTTTTTTTGCGTCTTGGCCGCCAGTGCATTGATGTTTGTCGACCTGCATTTTACCCGCATGGAGCAAGTGCGTGCGCAAATGTCGATGGTCGTTGCCCCAATTCAATGGGTTGTTAGTGTGCCTAGCGACCTGTTGAATTGGGGGTCACTTGTGCTCTCCGATCAGCAGGCCTTGGTGGATGAAAACCGTCGCCTGCGCGAGCAGATTCTTACCCTTTCTCATCGTGGTCAGCGGTTGGCAAATCTGACCGCGGAAAACAGCGAGCTGCGTGAGTTGCTGAGAGCAGCAAAGCGTCGTGATATTCCCTATATTACGGCTGAACTGATATCGCTGGATAATGACCCCTTTAGTCACCAAATGGTGGTTAATCGTGGCCATCGTAACGGCGCCTACGTGGGGCAGCCGGTGATTGATGCCTCGGGTTTGGTGGGGCAAATTACCGCGGTTTCTGCCTACTCCAGCCGGGTATTGCTGTTAGCCGATGCCAGTCATGCTTTACCGGTTCAGTTGAATCGCAATGGGCTGCGCTTTATCGTCCAAGGGACGGGGCGTTACAGCAGTGTTAACGTGATGTACGTGCCGGATACGGCGGATATCCGTGAAGGCGATTTATTGACCACATCAGGCTTGGCGGGACGCTTTCCACCGGGTTATCCAGTGGCACGTGTTACCGAGGTCTATCACGATCCTGGCCAGCCTTTTGCGCGCGTGACGGCTGAACCCATGGCTCAACTGCAGCGCTCGCGTCACTTCTTACTCCTTTTTCCGCCTCCGCGAGCAGAAGTGGATGAACACGCCTGGGATGAAACGCTGGATATCTCATCAGAGGCTTTAAGCTCTTCGCTTCAGCTCTCCACTAACTCAAGCCGTGCATTGCCTGAACAACATACATCATCCCCAGAGGTGCCCTGA